A window from Longibacter salinarum encodes these proteins:
- a CDS encoding glycoside hydrolase family 13 protein, which yields MDLSRRLFCATAFIALALVGCSDVPETDDSTSSTARVPAWASDAVFYQVFPTRFANGDPTNDPTRQTLEKPIDDVPASWSVTPWTRDWYEEAEWEQEMGGFYTSVYERRYGGDLQGVIDRLDYIDSLGVNALYFNPVFWANTLHKYDGNSFHHIDPNFGPDPEGDRAMIAKEDPMDPSTWRTTAADSLFFELLGKAHARDIRVVIDGVFNHTGRDFFAFQDVRENQSDSPYAGWYKVSMYDDPATPDTSEFDYEGWWGVPQLPEFADSEGGDDLAEGPKQYIFDSTTRWMDPNGDGDPSDGIDGWRLDVADEVPEGFWVDWNEHVRSINPEAYTVAETWQPAAGFIQAGGFSAAMNYFAFAFPVKGFLIDNVITPTEFADMIDARRTAFDDSTQTAVQNLVDSHDTPRLATMIVNRSDTGYVKPDRFDYDWGAVVSVRDNRSYKVRAPNGDERDLQRLVTLFQMTYVGAPMVYHGTEAGMWGADDPDNRKPMVWDDLDYDVEDDHPFEQERPSDPVGVNQDLLDFYRRAIQFRRNTPALRTQLFQTVQADDERNMFAYARGRAANAVVVVLNRNEEAHSMRLPLPDSLRGDYDAALSTVDSGTRVQNDGSALLLELPAYSGLALTRQ from the coding sequence ATGGATCTGTCTCGACGCCTCTTCTGCGCAACAGCGTTTATAGCGCTTGCTCTCGTCGGGTGCTCCGATGTGCCCGAGACCGATGACAGCACGTCGTCGACGGCTCGGGTGCCTGCCTGGGCGTCCGACGCGGTGTTCTATCAGGTTTTCCCGACGCGCTTTGCGAACGGCGACCCAACGAATGACCCGACGCGACAGACTCTGGAGAAGCCGATCGACGACGTTCCGGCATCCTGGTCTGTCACGCCGTGGACGCGCGACTGGTATGAGGAGGCGGAATGGGAGCAGGAAATGGGCGGCTTCTACACGTCGGTGTACGAGCGCCGCTATGGAGGCGACCTGCAGGGCGTGATCGATCGTCTCGACTACATCGACTCGCTCGGCGTCAACGCCCTGTACTTTAACCCTGTCTTCTGGGCGAACACGCTCCATAAGTACGACGGCAACTCCTTCCATCACATCGACCCCAATTTCGGCCCGGATCCGGAAGGGGATCGAGCTATGATCGCAAAGGAGGATCCGATGGACCCGTCCACGTGGCGTACGACAGCGGCGGACTCGCTCTTTTTCGAACTACTCGGCAAGGCGCATGCCCGCGATATCCGCGTCGTAATCGATGGGGTGTTCAACCACACGGGACGTGACTTCTTCGCCTTTCAGGATGTTCGGGAGAATCAGTCTGACTCGCCGTACGCCGGATGGTACAAGGTATCGATGTATGATGACCCGGCCACGCCCGACACCTCCGAATTCGACTACGAAGGATGGTGGGGCGTCCCGCAACTTCCCGAGTTTGCTGATTCCGAAGGAGGCGACGACCTCGCAGAAGGTCCGAAACAGTACATCTTCGATAGTACGACGCGTTGGATGGACCCGAACGGCGATGGGGATCCGTCCGATGGAATCGACGGCTGGCGCCTGGACGTGGCCGACGAGGTGCCGGAGGGGTTCTGGGTGGACTGGAACGAGCACGTCCGATCCATCAACCCGGAGGCATACACGGTTGCTGAGACCTGGCAACCGGCCGCCGGCTTCATCCAGGCGGGCGGATTCTCGGCTGCGATGAACTACTTCGCGTTCGCTTTCCCCGTCAAGGGCTTCCTGATCGACAACGTGATCACGCCGACGGAATTTGCCGATATGATCGATGCTCGGCGGACCGCTTTCGACGACAGCACCCAGACGGCCGTGCAGAACCTGGTTGATTCGCACGACACACCGCGCCTCGCGACGATGATTGTGAATCGGAGTGATACCGGATACGTCAAGCCGGACCGGTTCGACTACGACTGGGGAGCCGTGGTGTCCGTCCGCGACAACCGCTCGTACAAGGTCCGCGCGCCAAATGGCGACGAACGCGACCTGCAGCGGCTCGTGACGCTCTTCCAGATGACCTACGTCGGCGCGCCGATGGTCTACCACGGCACCGAAGCCGGCATGTGGGGCGCCGACGACCCGGATAACCGGAAACCAATGGTCTGGGACGATCTCGACTACGATGTGGAGGACGACCACCCATTCGAGCAAGAACGTCCGAGCGACCCGGTCGGCGTGAACCAGGACTTGCTGGACTTCTACCGCCGGGCCATCCAGTTTCGTCGCAACACGCCCGCGCTACGCACACAGCTCTTCCAGACCGTGCAGGCAGACGACGAACGCAATATGTTTGCCTACGCTCGGGGCCGCGCGGCGAACGCGGTCGTGGTCGTCCTCAACCGTAACGAGGAAGCCCACAGCATGCGCCTCCCGTTACCGGACTCTCTTCGCGGCGACTACGACGCGGCGCTCTCCACCGTCGACAGCGGAACGCGTGTGCAGAACGACGGCTCAGCGCTGCTGCTCGAGTTGCCAGCTTACTCCGGTCTCGCATTAACGAGGCAGTAG
- a CDS encoding alpha-amylase family glycosyl hydrolase — translation MHRSLRLSIWVVLAWAIVFMPGTVAAQSSSPAVETDPSVPSSGAVTVYFNAEEGNAALEDYTGDIYAHTGVFTSSSPSSWTCVKNYWPTEGQFSTLREDTKLSPVNGDPNRYSLDISDIRSYYNDGEGPACNLGSDDEITSMNFVFRDASGDVVGRASNGDDIFVQLANAGQPIDVNVVQPVTSQLDPFVTDQDQTVSIEAAAALGDGATLTDITLSVDGSQIESTTSTTLTYDYALDTPGRYDFEVVATGQDSTGASVTSTKSFYMVRVAPVTEQAVPAGMEDGINYTSSSSAVLVLQAPAAQYVHVIGDETDWEVDPSLQMNREVNTASTGQDSIRYWIELPGLTSGKEYGFQYLVNGELRIPDPFSEKVLTPNDQYIDSSTYPNLKAYPTGQTEQLVSVLETGQPTFNFSSFDRPKQKDLVVYELLIRDFIENHDYQTMQDTLGYLKNLGINAIELMPVSEFDGNQSWGYNPSMHFAADKYYGPREELKRFTDLAHQNGIAVILDVVYNHATGQSPLIRLANEGTFGPPTPDNPWANPSARHPFNVFNDMNHESVFTQYWLDRMNEYWLTEYNVDGFRFDLSKGFTQGPDPDGYSDVGAWSSRDPERIALLQRMADQIWSVDNRAYIILEHFADTSEEKELAEYRIGEGLPGMMLWNNVHGGYNEASMGYATSSSFNNSYYKNRGISVPNYVSYMESHDEQWMMYNNIAFGNSSSDGSYDVTKLETALNRQKLVGAFFFTLPGPRMIWQFGELGYGYGDSGEQCLQSGAGNCPSSAPGRTGEKPIRWDYFDPDQSPNRVKLHDAWSAMINLRQQHEVFRATDTDVTIEGNNTPGRRIQLLHPTMNVVIVGNVGVTPQVVQGNFPSNGDWYDFFSGETINIDDGEAADGIPLAPGQFHIFTSQPVQTPKSGLVPFDVAAPAPDVPEKLTATEDNAAGEVNLTWSASTSVDVTGYRIYRGTTSAFDTTGASIGTVGVNTTSYTDASAMSGQSYVYYVVATDNDGQSSPLSNEATALLYPNELTVDVTRSFGSGSNQQDYRLIALPGDASTSLASTFDGSAGEDWQAYWDNGTSQDFLKKFDSSSTFDFTAGRGFWAIAPQSWSVQADVPTVSLRSRPDETFITIPVHPGWNIISNPLDKGIDWSAVQAANDVSQPLWRFDGSFRRTSVFASALDGEAFYYNNTKGANILELPYSSTNSTNSVASTKRGRDLTRLTATLAAGPAKGVDTRIEMGVSSSAANRVGDEDIIAPPQQFETISLQIDAGDATVSSRQRMLKRSVRTDDAEGHAFEATLFSEPHTPVTLRLENLPGGKEARLINRVTGESIDLRTKPTTEFIPKQASTSLTLLIGSTSFVESEEERLVPDELTFWPNYPNPFRGSTTLEYTLPKDAYVTLEVYDILGRRVETLVDKRQRSGLHTLQWDGTGASGRPLASGIYFGRITVDGQTATRKMTIVR, via the coding sequence ATGCACCGATCGTTACGTCTATCTATCTGGGTTGTATTGGCCTGGGCAATCGTTTTTATGCCAGGCACAGTGGCGGCCCAGAGTTCGAGTCCAGCCGTTGAAACCGATCCGTCCGTTCCGTCCAGTGGAGCGGTGACGGTGTATTTCAATGCGGAGGAAGGGAACGCCGCGCTGGAAGATTACACCGGCGATATTTACGCTCACACCGGCGTATTCACGTCGAGTAGCCCGTCGTCCTGGACGTGCGTCAAGAACTACTGGCCGACGGAGGGGCAATTCTCCACGCTACGAGAAGACACGAAGCTGAGCCCGGTAAACGGTGATCCCAACCGGTACAGTCTGGACATCAGCGACATCCGTAGCTACTACAACGACGGCGAGGGTCCAGCCTGTAATCTTGGAAGCGACGACGAGATCACGTCGATGAACTTCGTTTTCCGCGATGCAAGCGGGGATGTCGTGGGGCGCGCTTCGAATGGAGATGATATCTTCGTCCAGCTTGCCAATGCAGGTCAGCCGATCGATGTGAATGTGGTTCAGCCGGTGACGTCGCAGCTCGATCCGTTTGTCACGGATCAGGACCAGACGGTCTCGATCGAGGCAGCCGCTGCGCTCGGGGACGGGGCGACGCTCACGGACATCACGCTATCAGTGGACGGGTCACAGATTGAAAGCACCACCTCGACCACCCTCACGTACGACTACGCTCTCGATACGCCTGGTCGGTATGATTTTGAGGTTGTGGCAACCGGGCAAGATTCCACAGGTGCCAGTGTCACGTCGACCAAGTCGTTCTATATGGTGCGTGTTGCGCCGGTGACGGAGCAGGCAGTCCCCGCAGGGATGGAGGACGGAATCAACTACACGTCCTCTTCCTCGGCTGTGCTCGTCCTGCAGGCCCCGGCCGCACAGTATGTGCACGTGATTGGCGACGAGACAGACTGGGAGGTCGACCCGAGCCTGCAGATGAATCGGGAGGTGAATACGGCCTCCACCGGACAGGATAGCATCCGATACTGGATTGAACTCCCTGGACTCACGAGTGGAAAAGAGTACGGGTTTCAGTACCTGGTCAATGGAGAACTCCGCATCCCTGACCCCTTCTCGGAGAAGGTTCTCACCCCGAACGATCAGTATATCGATTCATCGACGTACCCAAACCTGAAGGCGTATCCGACGGGACAAACGGAGCAACTCGTCTCTGTTCTGGAGACGGGGCAGCCGACGTTCAACTTCTCCTCCTTCGATCGGCCCAAGCAGAAAGACCTGGTTGTTTACGAACTCCTGATTCGTGACTTCATCGAGAATCACGACTATCAGACGATGCAGGATACCCTCGGGTACCTGAAGAATCTGGGCATCAATGCAATCGAGCTGATGCCGGTCTCGGAGTTCGATGGAAATCAGAGTTGGGGATACAACCCGTCGATGCACTTTGCGGCCGATAAGTATTACGGGCCACGCGAAGAACTGAAGCGCTTCACTGATCTTGCGCACCAGAACGGGATTGCGGTGATCCTTGATGTGGTGTATAACCACGCTACGGGCCAGAGTCCGCTGATACGGCTAGCCAACGAGGGAACGTTTGGTCCGCCGACACCGGACAATCCGTGGGCCAATCCAAGTGCTCGGCATCCGTTCAATGTGTTCAATGACATGAACCACGAGAGCGTATTCACTCAGTACTGGCTCGATCGGATGAATGAGTACTGGCTCACCGAATACAACGTCGACGGTTTTCGATTCGACCTCTCAAAAGGGTTCACGCAGGGACCTGACCCGGATGGATATTCCGACGTCGGGGCCTGGAGCAGCAGAGATCCCGAACGGATCGCGCTCCTACAACGCATGGCAGACCAGATTTGGAGTGTCGACAACCGAGCGTACATTATCCTTGAGCATTTTGCCGATACCAGCGAGGAAAAAGAACTGGCAGAATACCGGATCGGAGAGGGCCTGCCGGGAATGATGCTCTGGAATAACGTCCACGGAGGCTACAACGAAGCCTCGATGGGGTATGCGACGAGTTCCAGTTTCAACAACTCCTATTACAAAAATCGCGGCATCAGCGTCCCGAACTACGTCTCGTACATGGAGAGCCATGACGAGCAGTGGATGATGTATAACAACATCGCGTTCGGAAATTCCAGCAGTGACGGCAGTTACGACGTCACAAAACTCGAGACGGCGTTGAATCGCCAGAAGCTCGTAGGTGCGTTTTTCTTCACCCTGCCGGGCCCACGAATGATCTGGCAGTTTGGTGAACTCGGATATGGCTATGGCGATAGCGGGGAGCAGTGCCTCCAGAGCGGCGCAGGAAATTGCCCGAGCTCCGCTCCCGGGCGAACGGGGGAAAAACCCATCCGCTGGGATTACTTCGACCCGGACCAGAGCCCCAATCGGGTGAAGCTCCACGACGCGTGGAGTGCGATGATCAACCTGCGGCAGCAGCACGAGGTATTCCGTGCCACCGATACCGATGTGACGATCGAAGGGAATAACACGCCGGGCCGACGGATTCAGCTGCTGCACCCGACGATGAATGTCGTGATCGTCGGAAACGTCGGTGTGACTCCCCAGGTCGTTCAGGGCAACTTCCCGTCCAACGGAGACTGGTATGACTTCTTTAGCGGTGAGACCATCAACATTGACGATGGAGAAGCTGCAGATGGCATACCGCTCGCTCCCGGACAGTTTCACATATTTACAAGCCAGCCGGTCCAGACGCCCAAATCAGGTCTCGTCCCATTTGATGTCGCTGCGCCGGCTCCGGATGTACCGGAGAAGTTGACGGCAACAGAAGATAATGCGGCAGGCGAGGTTAATCTCACGTGGTCCGCAAGCACGTCCGTCGACGTAACAGGATATCGAATCTATCGTGGAACGACGTCGGCGTTCGACACAACCGGTGCTTCTATTGGCACGGTTGGGGTCAATACGACATCGTACACCGATGCGAGTGCTATGTCCGGCCAATCGTACGTTTACTACGTGGTCGCAACGGACAATGACGGGCAGTCCAGCCCTCTGTCGAATGAAGCGACAGCACTGCTTTACCCCAACGAGTTGACTGTGGATGTGACCCGTTCGTTCGGGAGCGGAAGCAATCAGCAAGATTACCGCCTCATTGCGTTGCCTGGAGATGCCTCTACGAGCCTTGCATCCACCTTTGATGGCAGCGCTGGAGAAGACTGGCAGGCCTATTGGGACAATGGGACAAGCCAGGATTTCCTGAAGAAGTTCGACTCGTCTTCCACGTTTGACTTCACCGCAGGACGAGGATTCTGGGCTATCGCCCCGCAATCATGGTCCGTCCAGGCGGACGTTCCCACGGTCAGTCTGCGATCCCGTCCGGATGAAACGTTTATCACGATTCCCGTTCATCCGGGGTGGAATATCATTTCCAACCCGCTCGATAAGGGCATTGACTGGAGCGCGGTGCAAGCCGCGAACGATGTATCGCAGCCACTCTGGCGCTTCGATGGATCCTTTCGTCGTACCTCGGTCTTTGCATCGGCACTGGACGGAGAGGCGTTTTATTACAACAACACGAAAGGGGCTAACATCCTAGAACTCCCCTATTCGTCAACGAATTCGACCAATAGCGTCGCGTCGACGAAGAGAGGGAGGGACCTGACCCGTCTTACTGCAACCCTTGCGGCGGGGCCGGCGAAGGGAGTGGACACCCGTATCGAAATGGGCGTGTCCAGTTCTGCGGCGAATCGTGTCGGGGATGAAGACATTATCGCTCCACCCCAACAGTTTGAAACCATTAGCCTGCAGATCGACGCCGGAGATGCAACGGTTTCATCCAGGCAGCGAATGCTCAAGCGATCCGTTCGCACGGATGACGCAGAGGGACACGCCTTTGAGGCTACGCTCTTTTCCGAGCCGCATACGCCTGTAACCCTACGTTTGGAGAACCTACCCGGAGGTAAAGAAGCGCGACTCATCAATCGCGTGACAGGCGAGAGTATCGATCTCCGTACCAAACCGACGACCGAGTTCATTCCGAAGCAGGCGTCGACGAGTCTGACGCTGCTGATCGGCTCAACGTCGTTTGTGGAGAGCGAAGAGGAGCGCCTGGTCCCGGATGAGCTTACGTTCTGGCCCAATTACCCGAACCCGTTCCGCGGGTCGACGACGCTCGAGTACACGCTGCCGAAGGATGCATACGTGACGCTGGAGGTCTACGACATCCTCGGGCGCCGTGTTGAGACGCTGGTCGATAAGCGCCAGCGCTCGGGTCTCCACACGCTGCAGTGGGATGGAACCGGGGCCTCCGGACGTCCGCTGGCCAGTGGCATCTACTTCGGCCGCATCACGGTCGACGGCCAAACGGCTACGCGCAAGATGACGATTGTGCGCTAG
- a CDS encoding RagB/SusD family nutrient uptake outer membrane protein, with product MNNFTRGRFTPLLSLLLLLTLGIGFTACDNVAVEPKGLAAADNIFKEEGAYKSYLAKLYAGLNVTGQQGPAGSGDIANIDEGFSQYIRLYWQMQELPTDEAVIAYSDGSVQELNTGTWSSSNGFSSAMYSRIFFQVAHANEFLRQSTGDLLQQRGVDRSVINKMPQWRAEARFLRALSYYHGIDLFGDIPLVDESVTRGGAPPAQASRTEVFEFIEGELLDIVDDNTAETLPDARQGQYGRADKGAAWMLLAKLYLNADVYLDGQAGSVVNGDPATLAAEYAARVIDAGYQLEADYQHLFLADNHTADGVVFAIPNDGQNTQHYGGTQFLTHAAVGGSMTPADYGIDFGYQGLRTTEVGYNLFGPGDSRGIFYTNGQSLEIDTLTVFTDGYAVPKYQNVTSNGVSGANATFPDTDYPMFRLAEAHLIYAEAVQLRGGSSSSYDPATLINDLRARAGVSSNLSNADLTEDFLLAERGRELFWEAKRRTDLVRFGKFGGQTQYTWPFKGDDVDGGSLDETRNLYPLPANELSANPNLEQNPGY from the coding sequence ATGAATAACTTCACGCGTGGTAGATTCACGCCGCTCCTTTCATTGCTTTTACTGCTCACGTTGGGCATTGGCTTTACCGCCTGCGACAACGTCGCTGTTGAGCCGAAGGGGCTGGCGGCAGCCGATAACATTTTCAAAGAAGAAGGGGCTTATAAGTCGTACCTGGCGAAGCTCTACGCCGGTCTGAATGTGACAGGCCAGCAGGGGCCGGCCGGAAGCGGTGACATCGCGAACATCGACGAAGGCTTTTCCCAGTACATCCGCCTCTACTGGCAGATGCAGGAGCTACCGACGGATGAAGCCGTCATCGCATACAGTGACGGCTCCGTGCAAGAGCTGAACACAGGGACCTGGTCGTCCTCGAATGGCTTTTCGTCAGCGATGTACAGCCGGATCTTCTTCCAGGTCGCGCATGCTAACGAGTTTCTCCGCCAGTCGACGGGTGACCTACTCCAACAGCGCGGTGTAGACCGCTCGGTCATCAACAAAATGCCTCAGTGGCGCGCAGAAGCCCGCTTCCTTCGTGCATTGAGCTACTATCATGGGATCGATCTCTTTGGCGACATCCCACTCGTCGATGAAAGCGTGACGCGCGGTGGTGCTCCGCCGGCGCAGGCTAGCCGAACGGAGGTCTTCGAATTCATTGAAGGCGAGCTTCTTGACATCGTAGATGACAACACGGCGGAAACGCTGCCAGATGCTCGACAAGGGCAGTACGGACGTGCAGACAAGGGGGCGGCCTGGATGCTGCTCGCAAAGCTGTACCTGAACGCCGACGTATACCTTGATGGACAAGCCGGCTCCGTTGTCAATGGCGATCCCGCGACCCTCGCTGCAGAGTATGCAGCACGCGTCATTGATGCTGGGTACCAGCTCGAGGCTGACTATCAGCACCTTTTCCTGGCTGATAATCACACAGCAGATGGCGTTGTCTTCGCCATTCCGAACGACGGGCAGAACACGCAGCACTACGGTGGGACTCAGTTCTTGACCCATGCTGCGGTCGGCGGGTCGATGACCCCAGCCGATTATGGCATTGACTTCGGGTACCAGGGACTCCGCACCACGGAGGTAGGGTACAACCTGTTCGGCCCGGGCGACAGCCGCGGCATCTTCTACACCAATGGCCAATCGCTCGAGATCGACACGCTAACCGTCTTCACCGATGGATATGCGGTGCCGAAATACCAGAACGTCACGTCCAACGGCGTCTCCGGTGCCAACGCAACGTTTCCTGACACGGACTATCCCATGTTCCGTCTGGCGGAAGCGCACCTGATTTACGCCGAGGCCGTGCAGTTGCGCGGGGGAAGCTCGTCGAGCTACGACCCGGCTACGCTGATCAATGACCTGCGGGCTCGCGCAGGTGTGAGCAGCAACCTCAGCAACGCGGACCTCACAGAAGACTTCCTTCTGGCAGAGCGTGGGCGCGAACTTTTCTGGGAAGCCAAGCGGCGGACTGATCTCGTTCGCTTCGGCAAGTTCGGTGGCCAAACGCAGTACACGTGGCCCTTCAAAGGCGATGACGTGGATGGTGGATCTCTGGATGAGACCCGGAATCTGTATCCGCTGCCAGCGAATGAACTCAGCGCCAACCCGAATCTCGAGCAGAACCCCGGTTACTAA
- a CDS encoding SusC/RagA family TonB-linked outer membrane protein codes for MQRSLRFLFVLLLACAVSSTAPAFAQQQITGTVTDSQNGETLPGASVSVPGTSAGTATDMNGQYELTVSEEADSLRFSFVGYTTRTLAIEGRSTIDIALSPATQQLDDIVVIGYGSVQERDITGSVNKVDAAEFNPVATASPEQLISGKVAGVQISASDGAPGSDTFIRVRGATSVNADNQPLFVIDGVPLSNNGNTAQRNPLSFLSANDIANITVLKDASATAIYGSRGANGVILIETKSGDVEEGRVSYTGTVAASQVQDNIDVLGAQEFRTVVQDRAPSVAGRLGIATTDWQDATQRDALTHEHQLSYSQGFDTSSLRVSFGYLDQEGVLQTSSLERVNAGLNLNQSLFDDALSITTNLKGSKTSESFEPGSLVGGAASFDPTQSIRDVRSPYGGFFEWNAALAENNPVAEYILQSNQGETFRSIGNVDAEYEIPYVQGLSARANVGYDVTVGEREFFAPTNLKSQAETNFPGTVSRANFRQLNTLVDAFLNYDRRFEEIESKFDVTAGYSWQDFSEEYPEYSASGLTTNIYGPNRSDVLRADSLSQVTSTVTEIPSRLISVFGRINYTYKDRYLLTATVRRDGSSKFGPANRWGTFPSAALAWRVHQESFMEAVPQISTLKVRVSAGITGNQEIGDFQYAPFYEPGGPRAQAQFGNGFVSTIRPQPADEGIKWEETTTYNAGIDFGLFNERVTGSVEAYRSITDDLLFSITPAAGSNLSNFVTTNIGKMQNQGIEASLSGLVVETGDFSWNASINASTNQNELQRIDRPGAGIEQLRVGGISGAIGNTIQVLRPGQPIFSFYTYEQRYAQDGTPCVPGADCDGDGNAGDLAYVDQNGDGTINEDDLTLSGSPQPDWIFGHTSNLRYRNFDMSFTLRAHIGQQVYNNVESNFGHFSRLSSNQVPTNIHQDALSTEFTDPQYFSDYYVEDADFLRVDNITLGYTLPDLPGVRNIRVFGRVNNAFILTGYDGIDPEVFSAGIGIDNNVYPRSRTFTGGVSVSL; via the coding sequence ATGCAACGCAGCTTACGATTTCTTTTCGTGCTCCTGCTTGCATGTGCGGTGTCCAGCACGGCACCAGCTTTCGCACAGCAACAGATCACCGGCACGGTGACGGACTCGCAGAACGGCGAGACTCTGCCCGGTGCCAGCGTCTCCGTACCCGGCACCTCCGCCGGTACGGCTACCGATATGAACGGTCAGTACGAACTGACAGTCTCGGAAGAGGCGGACTCGCTCCGTTTCTCTTTCGTCGGTTACACGACGCGCACCCTCGCCATCGAAGGACGTTCGACCATCGACATCGCGCTTTCACCCGCGACTCAGCAGCTCGACGACATCGTCGTCATCGGCTACGGCTCCGTTCAAGAGCGGGACATAACTGGATCCGTTAATAAAGTCGATGCAGCTGAATTCAACCCCGTTGCCACGGCTAGCCCGGAGCAACTTATTTCTGGGAAGGTTGCGGGCGTCCAGATTTCGGCTTCCGATGGTGCTCCCGGTAGCGACACGTTCATCCGCGTTCGTGGGGCGACGTCCGTTAATGCCGACAATCAGCCTCTCTTCGTCATTGATGGCGTACCGCTCAGTAACAACGGCAACACCGCGCAGCGGAATCCGCTCAGCTTTTTGAGCGCTAACGATATTGCAAATATCACGGTGCTGAAAGACGCGTCCGCAACTGCGATTTATGGATCGCGAGGTGCGAACGGCGTCATTCTTATCGAGACGAAGAGTGGAGACGTCGAGGAGGGCCGTGTTTCGTATACCGGAACGGTCGCTGCCTCTCAGGTGCAAGACAACATAGACGTTCTGGGCGCACAAGAATTTCGCACCGTGGTTCAGGATCGCGCGCCGAGTGTCGCCGGACGACTTGGTATTGCTACCACCGATTGGCAGGATGCCACCCAGCGTGATGCTCTCACACATGAACACCAGCTCAGCTACTCCCAGGGCTTTGACACATCGAGTCTCCGCGTCTCGTTCGGGTACCTCGATCAGGAAGGGGTGCTACAAACATCGTCCCTCGAGCGCGTCAACGCTGGGTTGAACCTGAACCAGTCGCTATTCGACGATGCACTGTCCATTACCACGAATCTGAAAGGGTCGAAAACATCTGAAAGCTTCGAGCCCGGCAGCCTCGTCGGAGGAGCCGCGAGCTTTGATCCGACCCAGTCGATTCGCGACGTGCGTAGCCCCTACGGCGGATTCTTTGAGTGGAATGCCGCTCTTGCAGAGAATAACCCGGTAGCGGAGTACATCCTGCAGTCGAATCAAGGGGAGACGTTCCGGAGCATCGGTAATGTCGATGCGGAGTACGAAATTCCGTATGTCCAGGGACTGAGCGCCCGGGCGAACGTCGGATACGACGTCACCGTCGGAGAGCGCGAGTTCTTCGCCCCCACGAATCTGAAGTCCCAGGCCGAAACGAACTTCCCGGGTACCGTATCCCGAGCGAACTTCCGCCAGCTCAACACGCTGGTTGATGCTTTCCTTAACTACGACCGCCGGTTTGAGGAAATCGAGAGCAAGTTTGACGTGACTGCGGGGTACTCGTGGCAAGACTTCAGCGAAGAGTATCCAGAGTACAGTGCCTCCGGCCTCACCACGAATATTTACGGTCCGAACCGGAGTGATGTACTCCGCGCCGATTCGCTAAGCCAGGTTACGTCGACGGTCACGGAGATCCCAAGCCGTCTCATCTCGGTCTTTGGACGTATCAACTACACCTACAAGGATCGATACCTTCTGACGGCTACGGTACGTCGCGACGGTTCGTCGAAGTTTGGTCCAGCTAACCGCTGGGGTACCTTCCCGTCGGCAGCCCTTGCCTGGCGCGTGCATCAAGAGTCATTCATGGAAGCTGTACCACAGATCTCCACGCTCAAAGTGCGCGTCTCCGCCGGTATTACCGGTAACCAGGAGATTGGGGACTTCCAGTACGCTCCATTTTACGAGCCAGGAGGACCCCGTGCGCAGGCCCAATTCGGGAACGGTTTCGTGAGCACGATCCGTCCGCAGCCGGCTGATGAAGGCATTAAGTGGGAGGAAACGACCACCTATAATGCAGGCATCGACTTTGGCCTCTTCAACGAAAGGGTGACCGGTTCGGTGGAAGCGTATCGCTCCATCACGGATGATCTGCTTTTCTCGATCACTCCGGCCGCCGGCTCGAACCTGTCGAACTTCGTGACGACCAACATTGGTAAGATGCAGAACCAGGGCATCGAGGCGAGCCTGAGTGGACTGGTCGTGGAAACCGGAGACTTTAGCTGGAACGCGTCGATCAACGCGTCGACGAACCAGAACGAATTGCAGCGGATTGATCGTCCGGGAGCTGGCATTGAGCAGCTTCGAGTGGGCGGAATCTCTGGCGCCATCGGTAACACCATTCAGGTGCTTCGGCCCGGACAGCCAATCTTCTCCTTCTATACGTACGAGCAGCGGTATGCACAGGACGGTACGCCCTGCGTACCCGGTGCCGACTGCGACGGCGATGGAAACGCCGGCGATCTCGCGTACGTCGACCAGAATGGTGACGGCACGATCAACGAAGATGATCTGACGCTGTCCGGTAGCCCGCAGCCCGACTGGATTTTCGGTCACACATCGAATCTGCGCTACCGCAACTTCGACATGAGCTTCACGCTTCGTGCTCACATAGGCCAGCAGGTCTACAACAATGTGGAGTCCAATTTCGGTCACTTCAGTCGCCTGTCCAGTAACCAGGTGCCTACAAACATCCACCAGGATGCGTTGAGTACCGAGTTTACGGATCCACAGTACTTCTCTGATTACTACGTGGAAGATGCCGACTTCCTCCGTGTTGATAACATCACGCTCGGATACACGCTGCCGGATCTCCCCGGCGTGCGGAATATCCGCGTGTTTGGTCGCGTCAACAATGCCTTTATCCTGACAGGATACGATGGCATCGATCCGGAGGTCTTCTCGGCCGGCATCGGAATCGACAACAACGTCTACCCGCGTTCGCGCACCTTCACGGGTGGCGTCAGCGTGTCGCTGTAA